From Cellulophaga lytica DSM 7489, a single genomic window includes:
- a CDS encoding translation initiation factor, whose translation MDLQDQLKNLFPDHKPSEETEKETPKSDIWLQDDPIICKYEKRKGKPITILEGYTGADKDFKLLAKELKQKLSVGGSFKNDSIIIQGDYRDQIMSILKEKGFNVKRVGG comes from the coding sequence ACAAGACCAATTAAAAAATCTTTTTCCAGATCATAAACCATCAGAAGAAACAGAAAAAGAGACTCCTAAAAGTGATATTTGGTTGCAAGACGACCCTATTATTTGCAAGTATGAAAAACGTAAAGGAAAACCTATTACCATATTAGAAGGGTATACTGGAGCCGATAAAGATTTTAAACTTTTGGCCAAAGAACTAAAGCAAAAACTTAGTGTTGGTGGTAGTTTTAAAAATGATAGTATTATTATTCAAGGCGACTACAGAGATCAGATAATGAGCATATTAAAAGAGAAAGGTTTTAACGTAAAACGTGTTGGCGGTTAA
- a CDS encoding DUF1835 domain-containing protein encodes MSSTLHITNGGNFTDRLKNLPIKGDIITWNEMLCEGKTLNNVGSESFWKTRFDFLSKNYKVSKAKFIDLTLKEYRSLCNHKKEDKIVLWFEYDLFCQINMLAVVSWLKMHRRYAEISVVCSGEIEGQSKLFSLAELTDEQLLNHYEERTFLRQDDIEYADYIWQLYCSDNPIRLENLTDFAKYRFPYLEKAIELHLQRFPSIKNGLNSIENNLLELASTQKPKTKNEFVKKLLLADNSYGFGDIQYQKMITSLKPLFGSFNPVKLTKKGKEILEQQTSYYSCIQDNNIYLGGALKYNFLYNTNTDRILKL; translated from the coding sequence ATGAGTTCTACCTTACACATAACCAACGGAGGAAACTTTACAGATAGATTGAAAAACTTGCCTATTAAAGGAGACATTATTACCTGGAATGAAATGTTGTGCGAAGGCAAAACATTAAACAATGTAGGTAGTGAAAGTTTCTGGAAAACTAGGTTCGATTTTTTAAGCAAAAACTATAAGGTTTCAAAAGCAAAATTTATAGATCTTACTTTAAAAGAGTATAGGTCTTTATGTAATCACAAAAAAGAAGATAAAATAGTTTTGTGGTTTGAGTATGATTTATTTTGCCAAATTAATATGCTTGCTGTAGTAAGTTGGCTAAAAATGCACCGCAGATATGCAGAAATATCTGTAGTTTGTAGTGGTGAAATTGAAGGCCAATCTAAACTTTTTAGTTTAGCTGAGTTAACAGATGAGCAATTACTAAATCATTATGAAGAACGTACTTTTTTACGTCAGGACGATATAGAATATGCAGATTATATATGGCAATTGTATTGTAGTGATAACCCAATAAGGTTAGAAAACTTAACAGATTTCGCTAAATATAGGTTTCCTTACCTAGAAAAAGCTATAGAATTACATTTACAGCGTTTCCCTTCAATTAAAAATGGGTTAAATTCAATAGAAAATAATCTTTTAGAATTGGCATCAACCCAAAAACCAAAAACCAAAAACGAGTTTGTAAAAAAACTGTTATTAGCAGATAATAGTTATGGTTTTGGAGATATTCAATATCAAAAAATGATAACTTCTTTAAAACCTTTATTTGGCTCTTTTAATCCAGTTAAATTAACAAAAAAAGGAAAAGAAATACTAGAACAACAAACAAGTTATTACTCTTGTATACAAGACAATAACATTTATCTGGGTGGTGCATTAAAGTACAACTTTTTGTACAACACCAACACAGACAGAATCCTTAAATTATAA
- a CDS encoding nucleoside phosphorylase — translation MQLSPSELILNADNSIYHLNILPEDIATTIITVGDPDRVGEVSKYFDTIELKKGKREFITHTGVLNGKRISVISTGIGTDNIDIVLNELDALVNIDFTTRTIKEEKTSLDIVRIGTSGAIQADIPINSFLLSEYAIGLDSLLQFYDSKHVQNTAVQDAFVAHTNWAKEKSMPYVVTCSTELADKIYSDKFVKGFTATNVGFYGPQGRVLRLNTQDNDLNSKIASFRYNNLKVTNLEMETAGIYGLAKLLGHNALSLNAILANRANGEFSVTPSETVEELIKYTLNKLT, via the coding sequence ATGCAATTAAGTCCATCGGAGTTAATTTTAAATGCTGACAATAGCATTTATCACCTTAATATATTACCAGAAGACATAGCAACTACCATAATTACAGTTGGTGACCCTGACAGAGTTGGTGAAGTTTCTAAATATTTTGATACTATTGAACTAAAAAAAGGTAAAAGAGAGTTTATTACACATACTGGTGTGCTTAATGGGAAACGTATTTCTGTTATTTCTACAGGTATTGGTACAGACAATATAGATATTGTTTTAAACGAATTAGACGCTTTGGTAAATATAGATTTTACCACAAGAACTATTAAAGAAGAAAAAACAAGTTTGGATATTGTTAGAATTGGTACATCTGGTGCAATACAAGCAGATATTCCAATAAATTCTTTTTTACTAAGTGAATATGCTATTGGTTTAGATAGTTTATTACAGTTTTACGATAGCAAACACGTACAAAATACAGCAGTACAAGATGCTTTTGTAGCACATACAAATTGGGCTAAAGAAAAATCTATGCCTTATGTGGTTACTTGTAGCACAGAATTGGCAGATAAAATATACTCAGATAAGTTTGTAAAAGGTTTTACCGCTACAAATGTTGGTTTTTATGGTCCTCAAGGCAGGGTTTTACGTTTAAACACTCAGGATAATGATTTAAATAGTAAAATAGCTTCTTTTAGATATAACAATTTAAAAGTTACCAATTTAGAAATGGAGACTGCTGGTATTTATGGCTTGGCCAAATTATTAGGACATAACGCACTTTCTTTAAATGCTATTTTAGCCAATAGAGCTAATGGAGAGTTTTCTGTAACACCATCAGAAACTGTAGAAGAATTAATAAAATATACGCTAAACAAGCTAACATAA
- a CDS encoding substrate-binding domain-containing protein: protein MKTVKIIGVPEHFNLPWHLAIEENAFKDRGINLEWTDIPEGTGRMCQLLADNEADIAIILTEGLVKSITAGTKAKIVQEYIATPLLWGIHVGANSEYQTIEDLINTKAAISRFGSGSHLMAYVNAQNEGWDTSKLQFEVINNLDGAVEGLTKGTADYFMWEHFTTKPLVDNGTFRRVADCPTPWPCFVIAATDSFITENSGTLQHILEVINMYTEEFKTIPSIDRTLANRYEQKLDDIQEWLSKTRWSQSQLNTKTLEKVQDTLLSLDLIDKKLDSSTILL from the coding sequence TTGAAGACAGTAAAAATAATAGGAGTTCCAGAGCATTTTAATTTACCTTGGCATTTAGCTATAGAAGAAAATGCATTTAAAGATCGTGGTATAAATTTAGAATGGACAGATATTCCTGAAGGTACAGGAAGAATGTGCCAATTGCTAGCAGATAATGAGGCAGATATTGCTATTATACTTACTGAAGGTTTAGTAAAAAGTATTACTGCAGGTACAAAAGCTAAAATTGTACAAGAGTATATTGCTACGCCTCTTTTGTGGGGGATTCATGTAGGTGCAAATAGTGAGTACCAGACAATAGAGGATCTTATAAACACCAAAGCTGCAATTAGTAGGTTTGGGAGTGGTAGTCATTTAATGGCTTATGTAAATGCACAAAATGAAGGTTGGGATACTAGCAAATTACAATTTGAAGTTATTAATAATTTAGATGGCGCTGTAGAAGGATTAACAAAAGGTACTGCAGATTATTTTATGTGGGAACATTTTACAACAAAGCCTTTAGTAGATAATGGAACTTTTAGGAGAGTGGCAGACTGCCCTACTCCTTGGCCTTGTTTTGTGATTGCAGCAACAGATAGTTTTATTACAGAAAATTCTGGTACACTACAACACATATTAGAGGTAATTAATATGTATACAGAAGAATTTAAAACCATACCAAGTATAGATAGGACTTTAGCTAATAGATATGAGCAAAAGTTAGATGATATACAAGAATGGTTGTCTAAAACACGCTGGAGCCAATCACAACTAAACACAAAAACCTTAGAAAAAGTACAAGACACACTGCTTTCCTTAGATTTAATTGATAAGAAATTAGACAGTAGTACTATTTTACTCTAA
- a CDS encoding uracil-DNA glycosylase — translation MKANVSKSWSPIILPEFKKEYFKELTAFVTKEYNTNTCFPATEDIFAAFNYSSFNTTKIVIIGQDPYHGPNQANGLCFSVKDGIKHPPSLINIFKELESDLNIPYPKSGNLERWAKQGVLLLNATLTVRAHEAGSHQKKGWETFTDTIIKKISDEKEGVIFLLWGGFAKKKAKLIDTKKHHILTSGHPSPLSANRGYWFGNKHFSTANTILKDSGKTLIEW, via the coding sequence ATGAAAGCAAACGTATCTAAAAGTTGGAGTCCTATTATTTTACCAGAGTTTAAAAAAGAATATTTTAAAGAACTAACTGCCTTTGTTACTAAAGAATATAACACAAACACATGCTTTCCGGCAACAGAAGATATTTTTGCTGCATTTAACTATTCTTCTTTTAATACCACTAAAATTGTAATTATTGGTCAAGATCCGTACCACGGCCCAAACCAAGCAAACGGATTGTGTTTTTCTGTTAAAGACGGTATTAAACATCCGCCATCATTAATAAATATTTTTAAAGAATTAGAGTCCGATTTAAATATACCGTATCCTAAGAGTGGTAATTTAGAACGATGGGCAAAACAAGGAGTACTGTTGTTAAACGCCACATTAACTGTTAGAGCACACGAGGCTGGTAGTCATCAAAAAAAAGGATGGGAAACGTTTACAGATACTATTATTAAAAAAATATCTGATGAAAAAGAAGGTGTTATTTTTTTACTTTGGGGCGGATTTGCCAAAAAAAAAGCAAAGTTAATAGATACTAAAAAGCATCATATTTTAACAAGCGGTCATCCATCTCCTTTAAGTGCAAATAGAGGGTATTGGTTTGGAAATAAACATTTTAGTACTGCTAATACCATTCTAAAAGATAGTGGCAAAACGCTAATAGAATGGTAA
- a CDS encoding YfcC family protein, which yields MKKLKFPSAQAILLVIAALVAVLTYLVPAGKYDTLTYSETDNTFIRYGEDTPTTLPATQETLTTLHINIPLEKFKNGDIRKPIGIPDTYKQIDAQPQGVTSFLKSPIKGIIEAADIIFLVLIIGGLIAIMNLTGAFDAGIAWLAQKLQGKEYILIILVTFLIAMGGTTFGLEEETIAFYPILIPIFLAAKYDAMVALASIYIGSCIGTLASTINPFSVIIASNAAGINWTSGIDGRVITLILGLVICIIYIIRYAQRVKKDPTKSIIYDQKAEIEHLFGSDASKANLKLTARLRLILLVFTACFVVMVYGVSSLDWWFVEMTTVFLVGSIIIGVIAKIKEAQFIDTFVKGAGELLGVAFIIGIAKGVTVLMQDGAIGDTLLYYASSVTNGMEKGIFINSVMLVYSGLSFFIPSTSGMAVLSMPIMSPLADTAGIGREMIVNAYLYGMGLFKFINPTGLILASLAIVKVGYNKWLKFVWPLVAILTVFLMIVLTVSVYL from the coding sequence TTGAAAAAATTAAAATTCCCTTCTGCACAAGCCATATTACTAGTAATTGCAGCATTAGTTGCTGTTTTAACTTACTTGGTTCCGGCTGGTAAATATGATACGTTAACTTATAGTGAAACAGATAATACATTTATAAGGTATGGCGAAGATACGCCTACAACACTGCCAGCTACGCAAGAAACCTTAACTACGTTACATATAAATATTCCTTTGGAAAAATTTAAAAACGGAGATATAAGAAAACCTATTGGTATACCAGACACTTACAAACAAATTGATGCTCAGCCACAAGGAGTAACTTCATTTTTAAAATCACCCATAAAAGGAATTATAGAAGCGGCAGATATTATTTTTCTAGTGCTAATTATTGGTGGTTTAATAGCTATTATGAATTTAACTGGTGCTTTTGATGCCGGAATTGCTTGGTTGGCTCAAAAACTACAAGGAAAGGAGTATATACTAATAATATTAGTTACTTTCCTTATTGCTATGGGTGGAACAACTTTTGGCTTAGAAGAAGAAACAATAGCCTTCTACCCTATTTTAATTCCTATATTTTTAGCTGCAAAATATGATGCAATGGTTGCATTAGCATCTATTTATATTGGATCTTGTATAGGAACTTTGGCTTCTACTATAAATCCGTTTAGTGTTATTATAGCATCTAATGCTGCAGGTATAAACTGGACATCTGGTATAGATGGTAGAGTTATTACTTTAATTTTAGGACTGGTAATTTGTATTATCTACATTATTAGATATGCACAACGTGTTAAAAAAGACCCTACCAAGTCTATTATTTATGATCAAAAAGCTGAAATTGAACATTTGTTTGGATCAGACGCTAGCAAGGCCAACTTAAAATTAACAGCAAGACTACGTTTAATATTACTTGTATTTACAGCTTGTTTTGTTGTAATGGTTTATGGAGTATCTAGTTTAGATTGGTGGTTTGTAGAAATGACAACGGTATTTTTAGTAGGTTCTATTATTATTGGTGTTATTGCAAAAATTAAAGAAGCACAGTTTATAGATACTTTTGTAAAAGGAGCCGGAGAATTACTAGGCGTAGCTTTTATTATAGGTATTGCTAAAGGTGTAACGGTTTTAATGCAAGATGGTGCAATTGGAGATACATTATTGTACTACGCCTCTAGTGTTACCAATGGTATGGAAAAAGGAATCTTTATTAACTCGGTAATGTTAGTATATAGCGGACTTTCATTTTTTATACCTTCTACATCTGGTATGGCTGTTTTAAGTATGCCAATTATGTCTCCATTAGCAGATACAGCAGGCATTGGCAGAGAAATGATTGTAAATGCTTACTTATATGGTATGGGATTATTTAAATTTATAAACCCTACAGGATTAATACTTGCTTCTTTAGCAATTGTAAAAGTGGGTTACAATAAATGGTTAAAATTTGTGTGGCCTTTAGTGGCTATTTTAACTGTATTTTTAATGATAGTACTTACAGTGTCTGTTTACTTATAA
- a CDS encoding DEAD/DEAH box helicase — translation MSFKKIHPELKEALERLKITEPTPFQSKVLSKIKGGASIFGLAPKGSGKTTALVISTLQKLKCEEFEDAPRALIFVKDKQAALELKQEFDKFTFRMSIRTYCAYEEQNIDDQRDDIYDGVDIVIATPKRLNKIFYSNGINLNVLQLFIVDDAEFLIKPHLFSEIIRTPESINRCQYLVFGTKFDDRMQRMQDSFMASAQIVKL, via the coding sequence ATGTCGTTTAAAAAAATACATCCAGAATTAAAAGAAGCTCTAGAACGTTTAAAAATAACTGAACCAACACCGTTTCAGTCTAAAGTACTCTCAAAAATTAAGGGTGGTGCAAGTATATTTGGTTTAGCTCCTAAAGGATCTGGTAAAACAACAGCTTTGGTTATTAGCACATTACAAAAATTAAAATGTGAAGAGTTTGAAGACGCGCCAAGAGCATTAATTTTTGTAAAGGATAAACAGGCAGCATTAGAACTTAAGCAAGAGTTTGATAAGTTTACTTTTAGAATGTCTATACGTACGTATTGTGCTTATGAAGAGCAAAATATAGACGATCAAAGAGATGATATTTATGATGGTGTAGACATTGTAATTGCCACTCCTAAAAGGCTAAATAAAATATTTTACTCTAATGGTATTAACTTAAATGTATTGCAATTGTTTATTGTAGATGATGCCGAGTTTTTAATTAAACCACACCTGTTTTCTGAAATTATTAGAACACCAGAAAGCATAAACAGGTGTCAATATTTGGTTTTTGGAACCAAGTTTGATGACCGCATGCAACGTATGCAAGATTCATTTATGGCTTCTGCACAGATTGTGAAGTTGTAA
- a CDS encoding OsmC family protein, translated as MKKHNYEIIVSWTGNEGSGTQNYTSYNRNHTITANHKYGEIKGSSDPSFLGDKTKYNPEDLFLSSLSSCHMLWYLHLCSTHKIVVNSYVDNAIGTMEETKDGSGKFTGVTLQPKVTITDAKMLEKANELHKQANKMCFIANSCNFKIDHKPNITVS; from the coding sequence ATGAAAAAACACAATTACGAGATAATAGTATCGTGGACGGGTAATGAGGGTAGTGGTACCCAAAACTATACATCTTATAATAGAAACCATACAATAACAGCAAATCATAAATACGGTGAAATTAAAGGATCATCAGATCCCTCATTTTTAGGTGATAAAACAAAATATAATCCTGAAGACCTTTTTTTATCTTCCTTATCTTCTTGTCATATGCTATGGTATTTACATTTATGCTCTACACATAAAATTGTGGTAAATTCTTATGTAGATAATGCTATTGGCACTATGGAAGAAACTAAAGATGGAAGCGGAAAGTTTACCGGGGTAACTTTACAACCAAAAGTTACAATTACAGATGCTAAAATGTTAGAAAAAGCAAATGAATTACATAAACAAGCTAATAAAATGTGTTTTATAGCAAATTCATGTAATTTTAAAATAGACCACAAACCAAATATAACTGTTTCATAA
- a CDS encoding 1,4-dihydroxy-2-naphthoyl-CoA synthase codes for MKNIEWKVAQEFEDITYKKCNGVARIAFNRPDVRNAFRPKTTSELYKAFYDAQEDTSIGVVLLSAEGPSSKDGVYSFCSGGDQKARGHQGYVGEDGMHRLNILEVQRLIRFMTKVVIAVVPGWAVGGGHSLHVVCDLTLASKEHAIFKQTDADVTSFDGGYGSAYLAKMVGQKKAREIFFLGRNYSAQDAYEMGMVNAVIPHDELEDTAYEWAQEILEKSPTSIKMLKFAMNLTDDGMVGQQVFAGEATRLAYMTEEAKEGRNAFLEKRKPDFGKNKWIP; via the coding sequence ATGAAAAATATTGAGTGGAAAGTAGCTCAGGAGTTTGAAGATATTACGTATAAAAAGTGCAATGGTGTAGCGCGTATAGCGTTTAACAGACCAGATGTACGTAATGCGTTTAGACCAAAAACTACAAGTGAGCTGTACAAAGCATTTTATGATGCACAAGAAGACACATCTATAGGTGTTGTTTTGTTATCTGCAGAAGGGCCTTCTAGTAAAGATGGTGTATACTCTTTTTGCAGTGGTGGAGATCAAAAGGCACGAGGTCACCAAGGGTATGTTGGAGAAGATGGTATGCACAGGTTAAATATTTTAGAAGTTCAACGTTTAATACGTTTTATGACAAAAGTGGTAATTGCCGTTGTTCCTGGTTGGGCTGTTGGTGGTGGCCATAGTTTACATGTGGTTTGCGATTTAACTTTGGCAAGTAAAGAACACGCAATATTTAAACAAACAGATGCAGATGTAACTAGTTTTGATGGAGGATATGGTTCTGCGTATTTAGCTAAAATGGTTGGACAGAAAAAAGCTAGAGAAATTTTCTTTTTAGGTCGTAATTACTCTGCTCAAGATGCTTATGAAATGGGAATGGTTAATGCTGTTATACCACATGATGAGTTAGAAGATACTGCATATGAGTGGGCACAAGAAATACTAGAAAAATCGCCAACATCTATAAAAATGCTAAAGTTTGCAATGAACTTAACAGATGATGGTATGGTTGGGCAGCAAGTTTTTGCAGGTGAAGCAACTAGATTGGCGTATATGACAGAAGAAGCTAAAGAAGGGCGTAATGCATTTTTAGAAAAGCGTAAGCCAGACTTTGGAAAAAACAAATGGATTCCTTAA
- a CDS encoding glycosyltransferase codes for MKNVLFIGFVWPEPTTTAAGSRILQLITYFKQQNYTVTFASTAAKSVYSVDFSSLGVSEKQIQLNNASFNDFISDLNPNIVVFDRFFTEEQFGWRVAQVVPNALRILDTEDLHFLRKTREEAFKKGNSTVTETLLKEQEITKREIASIYRCDFSLLISMYEEQLLINTFKIDSSLFLHIPFMLNTTVSTNFPLFKNRKDFVCIGNGKHKPNVDAVLWLHKEIWPLIRKELPEVNLHIYGAYLPQQITEKHNPKTGFLVHGWGENVNQIMQKTKVNLAPLRFGAGIKGKLVDAMCNGTPSVTTQIGAEGMHGDLPWSGEISTTVNSFIASAISLYTNETKWLQAQKNGEQILNTYYAKSKLEDKLSNKISTLQKDIKKHRNANFIGSLLQHHSMMSTKYLSKWIAEKEKKNEA; via the coding sequence GTGAAAAATGTTTTATTTATTGGTTTTGTATGGCCAGAGCCTACAACAACGGCAGCTGGCAGTAGAATTCTTCAGCTTATTACATATTTTAAACAGCAAAACTATACAGTAACATTTGCCAGTACAGCAGCTAAATCTGTGTACTCTGTAGATTTTTCATCTTTAGGAGTATCAGAAAAGCAAATACAGCTTAATAACGCTAGTTTTAATGATTTTATAAGCGATTTAAATCCTAATATTGTTGTTTTCGATCGGTTTTTTACAGAAGAGCAATTTGGTTGGCGCGTAGCACAAGTTGTACCAAATGCATTGCGAATTTTAGATACAGAGGATCTTCATTTTTTACGAAAAACAAGAGAAGAAGCTTTTAAAAAAGGAAATAGTACAGTAACAGAAACGCTTTTAAAGGAGCAAGAAATTACAAAGAGAGAAATTGCAAGCATTTACCGTTGCGATTTTTCTTTACTAATTTCTATGTATGAAGAGCAGTTACTAATAAATACTTTTAAAATTGATAGTTCTTTGTTTCTGCATATTCCTTTTATGTTAAACACAACTGTAAGCACTAATTTTCCGCTGTTTAAAAACAGAAAAGATTTTGTTTGCATTGGTAATGGTAAACACAAACCTAATGTAGATGCTGTGTTGTGGTTACATAAAGAAATTTGGCCGTTAATACGTAAAGAGCTACCAGAAGTAAACCTACACATTTACGGGGCTTATTTACCGCAGCAAATTACAGAAAAGCATAACCCTAAAACAGGATTTCTTGTGCATGGCTGGGGAGAAAATGTAAACCAAATTATGCAAAAAACTAAAGTAAATTTAGCTCCGTTGCGTTTTGGTGCTGGCATAAAAGGCAAGTTGGTAGACGCTATGTGTAACGGTACACCTAGTGTAACCACACAAATAGGAGCAGAGGGTATGCACGGTGATTTACCTTGGAGTGGAGAAATATCAACTACAGTTAACAGTTTTATTGCATCTGCTATAAGCTTGTATACCAATGAAACTAAATGGTTGCAAGCTCAAAAAAACGGAGAACAAATTCTAAATACATATTACGCTAAATCTAAATTAGAGGATAAATTATCTAATAAAATTAGTACTTTGCAAAAAGATATAAAAAAGCATAGAAACGCCAACTTTATTGGTAGTTTACTACAGCACCATAGTATGATGAGTACAAAATACTTATCTAAATGGATAGCAGAAAAAGAAAAGAAAAACGAAGCCTAA